A section of the Myxococcus xanthus genome encodes:
- a CDS encoding ATP-binding response regulator, with product MRSKKKGTLAEVVPLRPVAKAAKKTPKRPAKPLPSVEADVAHRALLEMSRHLTDNAGPTEALRAHLQTIHTLLKPKVCYVARYFPSREQLHVEHVRGRYDDRVTAAVPGEGVVGRAFSQKALLRDGDTVAVPLEGPQGVGGVLVVLGSRREPSDTLLQSLAAQLTAAYEVARLRDDSARRNKDLQTAIAGLKSLEQNREELLGNVSHDLKNPLTTIKSYLAMMGREKLGPLTDAQRRAVQICDRNSDRMLRMVNDLLLMSRLQSGKMQLNQRPFGLKAVAEEVVRSLGALAEHCKVRVVIPPCPEVFVRGDRERIAEAIHNLVENGIHHSEADDTVEVRVSAEDGLAMLTVKDSGPGMSSEALEHVFDAFYRATPGMPRPPGAGLGLPLVGKIVALHGGRMESASVLGEGSTFQMVLPMFAGAVSAPEMAQAAPKSGGILLVEDDADCREVLQQVLEQEGYRVMATSGASEARSILSHIRPAMVLLDLRLSEEDGQSVLRYIRGNESLADIVVYIISGATEVASLTSGQGLERIDGFFEKPLNLPKLLDTVSAVVRPSRRAPAVP from the coding sequence GTGCGCTCAAAGAAGAAGGGGACGCTGGCGGAAGTCGTACCGCTGCGTCCGGTTGCGAAGGCGGCCAAGAAGACTCCGAAGCGGCCCGCGAAGCCGCTCCCCTCGGTGGAAGCGGATGTTGCTCACCGCGCCCTGCTGGAGATGTCGCGGCACCTGACGGACAACGCGGGGCCCACCGAAGCGCTCCGCGCCCACCTGCAGACCATCCACACACTCCTCAAGCCGAAGGTCTGCTACGTGGCGCGCTACTTCCCATCCCGGGAGCAGCTCCACGTCGAGCACGTGCGAGGCCGTTACGACGACCGCGTCACCGCCGCCGTCCCCGGTGAGGGCGTGGTGGGCCGGGCCTTCTCCCAGAAGGCGCTGCTGCGTGATGGGGACACAGTCGCCGTGCCACTCGAGGGCCCGCAAGGCGTCGGTGGCGTCCTGGTGGTGCTGGGCTCCCGGCGCGAGCCGTCCGACACGCTGTTGCAGTCACTGGCGGCGCAGCTCACCGCCGCCTACGAGGTGGCGCGCCTGCGTGACGACAGCGCCCGCCGCAACAAGGACCTGCAGACGGCCATCGCTGGCCTCAAGAGCCTGGAGCAGAACCGCGAGGAGCTGCTGGGCAACGTCTCGCACGACCTGAAGAACCCGCTCACCACCATCAAGTCCTACCTGGCGATGATGGGCCGCGAGAAGCTGGGGCCCCTCACGGATGCCCAGCGCCGCGCGGTGCAGATCTGCGACCGGAACTCGGACCGGATGCTGCGCATGGTGAACGATTTGCTGCTCATGTCCCGGCTCCAGTCCGGGAAGATGCAGCTCAATCAGCGTCCCTTCGGCCTCAAGGCCGTGGCGGAGGAAGTGGTGCGCTCACTGGGGGCGCTCGCGGAGCACTGCAAGGTACGCGTGGTGATTCCCCCCTGCCCCGAGGTGTTCGTCCGCGGCGACCGCGAGCGCATCGCCGAGGCCATCCACAACCTCGTGGAGAACGGCATCCACCACAGCGAGGCGGACGACACCGTCGAGGTGCGCGTCTCCGCCGAGGACGGCCTGGCGATGCTGACCGTGAAGGACAGCGGCCCGGGCATGTCCAGCGAGGCCCTGGAGCACGTCTTCGACGCCTTCTACCGCGCCACCCCGGGCATGCCCCGGCCGCCTGGTGCGGGGCTCGGGTTGCCGCTGGTAGGGAAGATTGTCGCCCTCCATGGCGGACGAATGGAGAGCGCCAGCGTCCTGGGCGAGGGCAGCACGTTCCAGATGGTGCTCCCCATGTTCGCCGGCGCCGTCAGCGCGCCGGAGATGGCCCAGGCGGCGCCCAAGAGCGGCGGCATCCTGCTGGTGGAGGACGACGCCGACTGCCGGGAGGTGCTGCAGCAGGTGCTGGAGCAGGAGGGCTACCGGGTGATGGCCACCTCGGGCGCATCCGAGGCACGGTCCATTCTCTCTCACATCCGGCCAGCCATGGTCCTGCTCGACCTGCGGCTGAGCGAGGAGGATGGGCAATCGGTGCTCCGCTACATCCGTGGCAACGAGTCGCTGGCGGACATCGTCGTGTACATCATCTCCGGAGCCACCGAGGTGGCGTCACTCACCTCGGGCCAGGGGCTGGAGCGCATCGACGGCTTCTTCGAAAAGCCCCTCAACCTGCCCAAGCTGCTGGACACCGTCTCTGCGGTGGTCCGGCCCAGCCGGCGAGCCCCCGCCGTGCCGTGA
- a CDS encoding HEAT repeat domain-containing protein has product MGLLDIFTGGSGPEKALKLKPKVTQKYGDPATRQKAIQQLGEMKVPEAVSVLLSRFTLTVDPLTTDADEKEHTFELVKSFGKDVAVPPILEFLRTSEQAASWALRLLGELTSEEETITACVSALQHLSAHYTRNPEKKVVLLHHVAGSQDPRIPPTVVPFLEDMSDDVKIAALKALGVFKYEPAREPMLKLLTADETARRVQTSVLSALAEGGFSVEGYREKVEPLLVEPYALGNDQRIQRRA; this is encoded by the coding sequence ATGGGCCTCTTAGACATCTTCACGGGCGGCTCGGGCCCCGAGAAAGCCCTCAAGCTCAAGCCCAAGGTCACCCAGAAGTACGGCGACCCCGCGACCCGGCAGAAGGCCATCCAGCAGTTGGGGGAGATGAAGGTCCCCGAGGCCGTGTCCGTGCTGCTCAGCCGCTTCACCCTCACCGTGGACCCGCTCACTACGGACGCGGATGAGAAGGAGCACACGTTCGAGCTGGTGAAGAGCTTCGGCAAGGACGTCGCCGTGCCGCCCATCCTGGAGTTCCTGCGCACCAGCGAGCAGGCCGCCTCGTGGGCCCTGCGGCTGCTCGGTGAGCTGACCTCCGAGGAGGAGACCATCACCGCCTGCGTGAGCGCGCTCCAGCACCTGTCCGCCCACTACACGCGCAATCCGGAGAAGAAGGTGGTGTTGCTGCACCACGTGGCCGGCAGCCAGGACCCCCGCATCCCCCCCACGGTGGTGCCCTTCCTGGAGGACATGTCGGACGACGTGAAGATCGCCGCGCTCAAGGCGCTGGGCGTCTTCAAGTACGAGCCGGCGCGCGAGCCCATGCTGAAGCTGCTCACCGCCGACGAGACGGCTCGCCGGGTGCAGACGTCCGTACTCAGCGCGCTGGCGGAAGGTGGCTTCTCCGTGGAGGGCTACCGGGAGAAGGTGGAGCCGCTGCTGGTGGAGCCCTACGCCCTGGGCAACGACCAGCGCATCCAGCGCCGGGCCTGA